From a single Anoplolepis gracilipes chromosome 3, ASM4749672v1, whole genome shotgun sequence genomic region:
- the LOC140663879 gene encoding uncharacterized protein, producing the protein MNSCLRASILSSAKGYGTEITTGFTERRFPEERKDRGKKKLTLTRSRKASTHIHQESNSDEVGQSNTSAEREMLVNINCSIKMILNYIRKVARMNSTCEFDLCDEINCQLKNISLYEPYTNGTDILQSDSTYFIITFERDENGQMINFTPLLIGKVAKRCCDILAKVRRPLRKTSSIKSTPKRNNN; encoded by the exons ATGAATAGCTGTTTACGAG CGAGTATCCTGTCAAGTGCAAAAGGATATGGAACGGAGATAACGACAGGTTTCACGGAGAGAAGATTCCCTGAAGAGAGGAAAGACAGGGGAAAAAAGAAGCTTACGTTAACTCGCTCTCGTAAAGCAAGCACACACATTCACCAAG AATCAAATAGTGATGAGGTTGGACAATCAAACACATCTGCAGAAAGAGAGATGTTGGTGAATATAAATTGTTCGATTAAGATGATACTCAATTACATTCGAAAAGTTGCACGTATGAATAgtacat gTGAATTCGATCTATGCGACGAAATAAATTGTCAGTTGAAAAACATATCTCTTTATGAACCTTATACAAACGGAACAGATATTCTTCAATCAGATtcaacatattttatcataacttTCGAAC GGGATGAGAATGGACAGATGATAAACTTTACACCACTTCTAATAGGAAAGGTAGCCAAAAGATGTTGTGATATTTTAGCAAAGGTGCGAAGGCCATTGCGGAAAACTTCATCGATTAAATCTACACCTAAAAGGAATAATAACTAA
- the LOC140663973 gene encoding F-box only protein 39, with protein sequence MWDQLPELILTQIFSYLNRTDRVNISQVCRSWNRTLSSPVLWRSFTVLIDRELRGDFPLAGELAAKYGQHMRSLELAFSRPYILPRQMRMTRNTQAEAGADFLAIVRAKDIQLRELILTNWVFGYKWGNRGMLLCALANFLRGQHNLEILSLLNADFGVTDVLRLLGTVAKGCGERLVSLDLRGAFREWQAPHDNPRYLRLLSRFHALSLLKLDYPALSNHALNALASGALALKSLYISVRDSDSRQHMVADAAWHNLVLACPNLTVSYIIVNISHYEDMYYLLLPSVPLAKFHMFSGHVWDQSRSRNFRSTINLLITQYTNTLVEVMLQLRNNRELLDDLLVSMLIHCKRLTRLQYDGIIRNLETLREICQLQTERKTHFRMIHVKPRNINISNRAILNNINYQYDRKMHEQGIDFRVEDPTSILFFY encoded by the exons ATGTGGGATCAGCTACCGGAGCTGATATTGACGCAGATATTCAGTTACTTAAATCGGACCGATCGTGTCAACATTAGTCAAGTCTGCCGATCATGGAATCGCACGTTATCCTCACCCGTGCTCTGGCGATCCTTCACAGTCCTAATTGATCGTGAGCTCCGCGGTGACTTCCCTTTAGCCGGAGAATTAGCC GCAAAATATGGACAGCATATGCGCAGCCTGGAACTCGCATTTTCACGGCCGTACATCCTGCCAAGGCAGATGAGAATGACGCGTAATACTCAAGCCGAAGCCGGTGCCGATTTTCTCGCAATCGTGCGAGCTAAAGATATACAGTTGCGAGAGCTGATATTGACAAACTGGGTGTTTGGCTACAAATGGGGCAACAGGGGAATGCTGCTTTGTGCCCTGGCGAATTTTTTGCG TGGTCAACACAATCTCGAGATTCTGAGCTTACTGAACGCTGACTTTGGCGTGACCGATGTCTTACGACTGTTGGGAACAGTTGCCAAGGGATGTGGCGAACGTTTAGTCTCTTTGGACCTTCGCGGCGCTTTCCGAGAGTGGCAAGCTCCTCACGATAATCCGAG atATTTGCGCTTGCTGAGTCGTTTCCACGCTCtaagtttgttaaaattagattatccGGCTTTATCGAATCATGCTCTAAATGCTCTTGCAAGTGGAGCATTGGCGCTGAAGAGTCTGTATATATCTGTGAGAGATTCGGACTCCAGACAACACATGGTAGCGGATGCTGCTTGGCACAACTTGGTGCTAGCTTGTCCCAATTTGACGGTATCCTATATTATAG TGAATATTTCACACTACGAGGATATGTACTACTTGCTATTACCCAGTGTCCCCCTAGCTAAGTTTCACATGTTCAGCGGACACGTATGGGATCAAAGCAGATCTCGAAATTTTAGAAGCACGATCAATCTACTAATTACTCAATACACGAATACATTAG TCGAAGTTATGCTGCAACTTAGGAATAATCGCGAATTACTTGACGATTTATTGGTATCCATGTTGATACATTGCAAGCGATTGACGAGATTACAATATGATGGAATTATAAGGAATCTCGAGACCTTACGCGAGATATGTCAGCTTCAAACCGAACGTAAAACAC ACTTTAGGATGATACATGTGAAACCtcggaatattaatatttcaaatcgtgctatattgaataatattaattatcaatacgATCGAAAAATGCACGAGCAAGGAATCGATTTTCGAGTTGAAGATCCTACCTCGAtcctatttttctattaa
- the LOC140663893 gene encoding uncharacterized protein, with protein MDINNSGHSLVESIECTPEYDSLPIRLKRHIIRKRKLPKQENHCTEKDVKKQNHNQNKIDKRKPEVFLECATCGKRFSDKLTIIRHMRQHKYQCQTCCQSFSLKRDLKRHVEKVHGPLLYPCSICEYKSNNRCTLKDHFIRKHTSGFQHICTVCKKQFKIKNDLKQHMNQVHSGDPPIICSICGHACKNMPAIKAHMKYRHYKPAYECKICKRGLTTQENLDQHLIWHERKEKVICPTCGKTFGQKRDLDLHLRIHQGIRPFSCPVCGKTFPRKTAQEQHILIHTGKRPYICDICGQTFAQKPGLICHRKRHPGPLPPLPVVSIKKIIMDFTQELGVPLTQQQDKITLDN; from the coding sequence ATGGACATCAATAATTCGGGACACTCGCTCGTCGAAAGCATAGAGTGCACGCCCGAGTATGACTCGCTTCCCATCAGACTCAAACgacatattattagaaaaagaaagctgCCGAAACAGGAGAATCATTGTACGGAAAAAGATGTGAAGAAGCAAAACCATAATCAGAACAAAATCGACAAGAGGAAACCCGAGGTTTTCCTAGAATGTGCCACTTGTGGCAAACGTTTCAGCGACAAACTCACCATAATAAGACACATGCGCCAGCACAAGTACCAGTGTCAAACCTGTTGCCAAAGTTTTAGCTTGAAGCGAGACCTGAAGCGGCACGTCGAGAAGGTTCATGGACCTCTACTCTATCCCTGCAGCATTTGCGAGTATAAGAGCAACAATAGATGCACTCTGAAGGATCATTTCATACGAAAGCACACTAGCGGTTTCCAGCATATCTGTACGGTTTGCAAGAAGCAGTTCAAGATCAAAAACGATTTGAAGCAACATATGAATCAAGTGCACAGCGGCGATCCGCCCATCATTTGTAGCATCTGTGGACACGCATGTAAAAACATGCCTGCTATCAAGGCGCACATGAAGTATCGACACTACAAGCCGGCTTACGAGTGCAAGATATGCAAACGCGGTCTGACTACGCAAGAGAATCTGGATCAGCACCTAATCTGGCACGAACGGAAGGAGAAGGTCATTTGTCCCACATGCGGCAAGACCTTTGGCCAAAAGAGGGACTTGGATCTTCATCTGAGAATCCATCAGGGTATCCGACCATTTTCCTGTCCAGTCTGCGGTAAAACTTTTCCCAGAAAAACCGCGCAAGAGCAACATATATTGATTCACACCGGCAAGAGACCGTATATCTGCGATATCTGCGGGCAAACTTTTGCACAGAAACCAGGTCTTATTTGCCACAGAAAGCGTCATCCTGGACCACTGCCGCCGTTACCTGTAGtatccattaaaaaaataatcatggaCTTTACGCAAGAACTTGGAGTTCCTCTTACGCAGCAGCAAGATAAAATAACGTTAGataattaa
- the LOC140663899 gene encoding uncharacterized protein, producing MLNAHVKKSHTLKTVPCNECNFMGVNATDVERHRKRHHRASKFTCEICSENFVDKDALITHTTMHNFMQYQQCSACGSIFNDVYSLKEHNRLHHYDPAVMSDERIEESNGSEYKCDVCDKVYKYKSILKQHKIKAHGDPSLYERRRYLCAQCGKELKTAKGLEIHHRSHTGEKPYTCEVCGKCFACETLLRTHKVIHTGERKYSCDQCGKAFTQRSTLVVHKRYHTGERPYICPRCGKGFVTRTVLNTHMKSCR from the exons ATGCTTAACGCCCACGTGAAGAAATCGCACACGCTGAAAACGGTGCCGTGCAACGAGTGCAATTTCATGGGTGTCAACGCGACCGACGTGGAGAGGCACAGGAAACGTCATCATCGAGCCTCGAAATTCACGTGTGAAATATGCAGCGAGAATTTCGTTGACAAGGACGCTCTCATCACGCACACGACGATGCACAACTTTATGCAATATCAGCAATGCAGCGCGTGTGGTAGCATCTTTAATGACGTGTACAG CTTAAAGGAGCATAATCGTCTACACCACTACGATCCTGCGGTCATGTCGGATGAAAGGATCGAGGAATCCAACGGTTCTGAATACAAATGCGACGTTTGCGATAAGGTTTACAAGTACAAGTCGATTCTGAAGCAGCACAAGATCAAGGCTCACGGGGATCCATCTCTCTATGAGAGACGTAGGTATCTTTGCGCACAGTGTGGCAAGGAACTGAAGACCGCGAAGGGCCTTGAGATTCACCACAGATCGCACACCGGCGAAAAACCGTATACTTGCGAAGTGTGTGGCAAATGTTTCGCTTGTGAGACCTTGCTGAGGACCCACAAGGTTATACATACCGGAGAACGCAAGTACTCGTGCGACCAATGTGGCAAGGCTTTCACGCAGAGGTCCACGTTGGTTGTACACAAGCGATATCACACGGGCGAACGACCGTACATTTGTCCCCGATGCGGTAAGGGTTTCGTCACACGAACTGTTCTTAATACTCATATGAAGTCTTGTCGTTAA
- the LOC140663878 gene encoding short-chain-enoyl-CoA hydratase codes for MLKVLVIEKICSAKKMYSLRKLFASFARISRNNVRQTLTSQPVANVNSDKNKESAILVDHVGKVTTIGINRPEKRNCLDTVTAQLLSDALDEFENNKESSVGVLYGVGGNFCAGYDLKEIADYDGNSEENIPHFGPLANRTELAKKPLVAALNGYVVGVGFELALMCDLRVIEDKTMLGFLNRRFGIPILNGGTVRLPALIGYSRAIELILTGRIATAEEAFNWGIAHKYTPCGAALGVAVNLASSLVKFPQKSLLADRASAHFASYSAKPMEETLQFEKDNSSHLIFDEGVEGAKKFIHHGIGRHGKFQNITIKDKSIKELDNTLL; via the exons atgttaaaagtaCTTGtcatagaaaaaatttgtagcgcaaaaaaaatgtattctctGAGAAAATTATTCGCTTCTTTTGCTCGGATATCGAGAAATAATGTACGACAAACTCTAACCTCGCAACCAGTTGCAAATGTAAATTCGGATAAGAACAAag AAAGCGCAATATTGGTGGATCATGTGGGTAAAGTGACTACGATTGGTATTAATCGTCCTGAAAAGAGAAATTGTCTAGATACCGTAACTGCACAATTACTGTCAGATGCATTAGACgaatttgaaaataacaaaGAGTCGTCAGTGGGAGTGTTATATGGAGTAGGAGGTAATTTTTGCGCTGGTTATGATCTCAAAGAAATTGCAGATTATGATGGCAACAGTGAGGAAAACATACCACACTTTGGGCCACTG GCAAATAGAACTGAATTAGCCAAGAAACCACTAGTCGCAGCTTTAAATGGATATGTTGTTGGAGTAGGATTTGAACTTGCTCTAATGTGCGACTTAAGAGTTATAGAAGATAAGACAATGTTGGGCTTCTTAAACAGACGTTTTGGCATTCCAATTTTAAACGGAGGTACTGTCCGTTTGCCTGCTCTGATTGGATATTCCAGAGCTATAGAACTTATACTAACAGGAAGAATAGCTACTGCAGAGGAAGCATTTAATTGGGGAATTGCACATAAGTACACACCCTGTGGTGCAG CTTTGGGTGTGGCGGTAAATTTAGCATCTTCTCTTGTAAAATTCCCGCAAAAGTCTTTGCTGGCGGATCGCGCCTCGGCGCACTTTGCCTCATATTCGGCAAAGCCAATGGAAGAAACATTGCAATTCGAGAAAGATAATTCATCGCATTTGATATTTGATGAAGGTGTTGAAGGCGctaagaaatttattcatcATGGAATTGGGAGACACGGGAAGTTTCAGAATATCACGATTAAAGATAAGAGTATTAAAGAATTagataatactttattataa